GAGGGAAGGGATGAGCTGGGTTTTCTGATCGCCTATCTGAACTCCGCGCACTTGTCGGCAACGCCCGGATTTTCAGAGGACATCCAGGTTATGGATTTTGGAGGAAACAGCGACCTGCTCGAGCAGCTCAAGGTCTTGAAGGTCACTCCCGGCTTCGACGAGGTCAAAACCCTGTTGATCGTTCGGGATGCGGAGAGGGATGCAAATGCGGCGATCCGGCAGATCAGAACGGCCTTGGAGAAAAATGGATTCTCCGCTCCGGACAGCCCCCATCAGTGGGTAACGGATAGGAAGAACAAGGACATCGAAATCGGCTTTCTTCTCTTCCCCGTTTGTCATGGAACTCCCGTTGCGGGAACCCTGGAAGACCTCTGTGCCTTTATCCTGAAAGATCCGAACCCGCCGAAGCTTTTGGAGGCCGTCGATCGTTTTCTGGATCAACTGAAAATAGAACGCGGCAGAGATTTTGTACACAGGTTCAAGACACGGCTGCATACCTGCCTTGCGGTCTCGGATAAATATGTCGGAATGAAGATTGGAGAGGCGGCCAAGGCGGGGGCTTTTGACTGGAGCGACGAGAGATTGACGCCATTGAGGGAGTTTATCCAGGAGAAGATGTGTCGAGGTTGACCCGTAACCCGGGGCTTTCGGAGGTTCAGAAAACGAAGGGAGCTGGATCGTGATGAAAAGCGTCACCAGAAGTTCGTGCGCCGCGTGGGCGCTGTCGCTGTGCCTCGTTCTGTCGTCGATCTTCGCCGGCGCGTCCCGGGCCGGGGAGCCCCGGGTGCTCCGCATTCCCATCGACGAGGAGCCGGACTCCTTCAACGTGGCCCGCGTCTCCGACTACTACTCCGCCATGGTGGCCTCCCAGGTCATCGAGGGGCTGACCGGCATCGTCGTCAAGGACGGACGCGAGGTCGCGGCGCCCGCCTGCGCGGAGTCCTGGGAGACGAGCGAGGACGGCCTGACCTGGACGTTCCGCCTGAGGGAGATGAAGTGGTCCGACGGCAAGCCGCTGCGGGCCGCGGACTTCGTGTACGGGATCTCCCGCGTGCTCGACCCCACGACCGCGTCCCCCATCTCGGGGAAGGTCCGCTTCATCAAGAACGCGGGCGACGTCCTGCTGGGCAGGAAGCCGCTCTCCGAGTTGGGGCTGGAGGCCCCCGACGACC
This window of the uncultured Fretibacterium sp. genome carries:
- a CDS encoding DUF3226 domain-containing protein yields the protein MATGAARGLPETRGKNTKVEKRHLILCEGRDELGFLIAYLNSAHLSATPGFSEDIQVMDFGGNSDLLEQLKVLKVTPGFDEVKTLLIVRDAERDANAAIRQIRTALEKNGFSAPDSPHQWVTDRKNKDIEIGFLLFPVCHGTPVAGTLEDLCAFILKDPNPPKLLEAVDRFLDQLKIERGRDFVHRFKTRLHTCLAVSDKYVGMKIGEAAKAGAFDWSDERLTPLREFIQEKMCRG